The genome window GCTATCGACATAATAAGATTCATGGTGTTTACCATCCACCGTGGCTACATATTTTCTCAACTCGTCAAACTGGGCAATGTACTCCTCCACTCTTCCTTTCTGGGTAAGCTTATTAAACTGGCCAATAATGTTCTCATACCCGCCCTTTGCAAAACGATGATACAATAACTCAACAAATTGGTCCCAAATCAGCCCCGAGTACTCATGCTGTATAGTTTGGAACCAAATGTCGGCCTCTCCTTCTAAATACAGAGCAGCATAAATAACCTTGGTGCTGGCCTCCATATGGGGGTTTAACTGGAAAAATTTCTCGCATTTGTTCACCCAGCCTCGAGGGTCTTTACCTTCAAATTTCGGAAAATCCATCTTGGGCAGCCGTATGGACCAAACACAGGGTGGGGTTTGTTGAAGGACGGTTCAGATGAGTGGCTCCAGATTGGGATGGATGGTCCAAACTGAAGCGGTGTAGTATAGTGTGGTGGAGTGGGTGAAAAATAGGAGTGGTTGGGCAGCCTACTTGTAGGAGGGGGTTGTAAGTGCGGCGGAAGGTGTGTGATCGGTGGGGTAAATGGTGGTTTCGGGGGCAGCTCATAGTGGTGGTTGAACCCCATAGGGTGATCCCAGTTGCCCTGAGGGTAAGTATGTACTGGTTCGGAAAAGGGTTTGGAGGTGGTTTGAGATATAGGGTTGGAAAGTGGTACAGATTCTCTTGACCCAAAACAGAGGTTTCTGGCAGCTTCCACATTGAACAATGGCATACGCTGGTGTACACTACCCTCCCCATCGGTGTGTGTAGTGTTTTGAGCAAAAGCAGAGTTAGGGTTTTGTGGACCCTTACCTTAAATCGCTGAACCAGCCCCCTCACTGATCTGTGGCTGGTCCCGTTGCAGCCACTTCATCATCTCCGACACGGTGGAGTTGAGAAGGCCAGTGGCTGTGGAGAGTTGAGAAACCTGAGCTCCCAAGGATTCAAACTCCGTACGAGCCTGAGAGTGATGGTCTCCCATGGTTTTGGTGAGCTGTTCCAACGTCGCCTGAGTTTGATCCATTTTGGCCTCGAGCGCCGAAATGGCTTTTTCATGCTTCTGTAACTGAGATTTGTCACTCTTATCCGCCATGCCCCGgagtggctctgataccaaattgTCACTGCTTGGGGGTTTAGGGTTTGATTAATGTGGAGACAAAGAAAAGTAAAATGCAGGAAACAGAGAAAAAGAAGAGACAAGGAAATATTCTGATTTTTCATAACCATAACTTTCTGCAGCAGCCAATACATATAGATAGTACCAGCTAATAACCTCCCTACACGTGGCAGTATCTCCACCATTGACTAATAACAACCACTACTGACTTGGCTAATAGCTAAACGACGTAGCATAAGAAGACTATCAAACATATACTTAAATAGTTCCCGCCACAACGTGACAATGAAAGTTGATGAAACTGAGGACTTCGAGGTCTAAAAATCAAGCTTTTGATTCATGTAGTATAAGGATTTCTAAACTCTGTGTTTATGTAATTATAGTTGCTTTAAGATCAAACAGAGTtatccttaaaataaaaaacagcaTCTGGAGCATCCGAAAAGTTATTTTTTCCAGATGTTGTTTTTTCTCCTTTGTTATTTATCTCTGAACTACATCAGTAACATAATAAATTCCTACCTGTCTATTTTTCTTATATGTGCATGGAACATATGGGACTGAAGTTACTTTTTCGGTTTTTATAAGTGCACCGTAGTTTGTTGTGGACTCGACGATGACGTCAACTAAATTATTACCTGAGTGATTGCAAAATTCTGGAATTTGTTGGTGTAAATTCGGTTCAGCAACAAATTACGGTATCTCAGTTACTGtgatcaaatcaggtgtataaTGTATGCCTGAATCTGAAAATTTCGGGTTCTCTGCTCTTTGTGAATGCATCGATGTGAGTTAGTATACGTGAAATTGTTAACAGTCGTGTTACACAACAGGCCAAACAATCCTGATTAGGTAAAAAACACTACAGTCTTTTTGTTTCTGCAACATCTgaattctttttttgtttttcttgaatttaggCTATCGTTGTCATTCATATAATTCGATGCTGCTGTCATGTAATTGGTATAGGAACTTGCTGAGGATTCCCGAGTGAACAAGACCAACCAATTGTTTCGAAAAAACTATCTTAAGAAGAGTGAACTTGCTGAGGATTCCTTATATGAACAaggggtcctgttccctgacaactgATTGTCAGGGAACAGATACACAACAATCTGTTCCTAagacgatccaacggctgggataAAAGATGCGATTTTTAAGtgtccgcggttatttaccgcggatACTCCGCGTTTTGTTACGCGGACACATGGgtatccgcggttatttaccgcggacAAGACAGAGACATTTGTCCCAGCACACAAGTGATGGCCCAGTCCACAATCAAACGATTCAAACCCTAATAATCACGCCATTCCTCCTCTTTCATTTACACTACTCTCTTTTGTCGATTCGTCGCCGTCTCTCGAAACGAATATGACACATAGGCGGTTGAGATATGAGATTGAAGAATTGTACAAGAAGAAGAATATGACAAACGTTGATGAAATAGTGGATATTCTGAGATCAAAATTCTCGGAATACAATCGACAAAAACACCAACCCTTCAGACGACACGTTCAGCAAAGATTGGGTGAAATTGTCAAGTCCACTTGTACTGATGAGCCGCCTAACAAGAGATTGAAAACTGACGACGACAAGAGCGAATCGAAACAAAGAAATTCATATACTTCGAATGGAGAAGAAGATAAGTCATCGCTCGATGTGGAATCGGATGGGGATAATAACAATCTGCATCATCCGCGGTTATTTGCCGCGGATACACTATGTGTCCGCGTAATAAAACGCGGAAAGACGGtgtatccgcggttatttaccgcggacACTTAAAAATTCTATcttttgtcccagccgttggatcaacgatccaacggctgggagaCTGATTGTTGGATAATTGCTCCCCGGCAACTGTTTGCAAGGGAACAGGACCCATGAACAAGAACATATTAATCTGTTCTGGGGCAGAACTGTATAATTATTGTATTTTGAAGACAGCATTTAATAATAGAATAAAACTTCAGTTATATGAAACCAGGCACACAGCAGATAAAATATCCTTCAAGTACCAATGGATAAAATATACTATTACTTGTAAGATCGCGATTGTCCCTTTAATATACAGTGAACAGGGAGCATACACAGAATTGAAATACCCTGAGCACCAATGGACCTTCTTAGAAGCCTGTCATGACGGACCAACCAGTAGAGGGAGTTCATCCAACTCAATTGGTGAACTGCAAAAGTGATAAACATATAGTAGATTAGTTATACAAGATCAATGTCTGTTGTTCCCTTTAAATTGAATGAATCATTGAAGACTATACATCAGACATAATTTGCAATATGGTATAGTCATCAATGATTCATTCAATTTAAAGAAGCCATCGTGCCCCAGTGGCTACAGCTTCTATGGCTTGAAAAGGGAATGAAATAAGTACCATGATTCAGTGCTTGCAGTTTTTACAGTAATGTTCAGTTAGATGAGCTCCACAGTTGTAACAGAAAGTATACCCACACCTGCAAGCATTATATATCAAAGATATAAATGCAAAACACACTGATTAATATGATATAAACAATGGATACCAACTTACAAGAAAGGGATGAGAAATATATCAATCACTTGCTTCCCTTTAATTTCAGTATGTTATTAGACTCATATGCAATAGGACTAAACTTTTCTCATAATCAAGGCTGCTAAAAAGATACTTGTACAAGGAAAAAATAAACAGCATCATtcaaatatgattatattataaaagtaaaattCAGACCTGCATCTCATAAATAAGCAACCTTCAGTCCTTTCAACATATAACTTGCACTTTGAACACTTTCTCCATCTCTTTGTTTTAGCAAGTTGCTCAAGCAATATATCATTCCGTTCCCTCTCCTTCTGTAACTTCTGAAACTTGCTACACTTAATCCCAGAATGCCAAGGAACCATACACTTTGCACAAAACAACTTATGACAAATCGGGCATTCTGATTCAACAATCTTTTTAAAATCACGCCCTTTAATAAGAAGTGCAGAACAATTTTTGAATGGACAGTAAAATCTATTAGGGGCTAAAATCAGAGCCTCGCATAATTCATCTCCCCATTTTTCAAAAACCTTGGGGGCCAAAATGGGACCGCAATGTTCAGGGTCCAAACTGCCATTACAACCAGAAACAGGACAAGGAATTTGAGTAATCTTGTCTTGAATCTTGGAGGTCACGTACTCGCAAACACAATCAGAACAATAGGAGTGAGTACAGCCCTTGATAGCAAAAGATTTCTTCAATGGTTTATGATCCATGCAAATCCCACACATGAAAGTTGGTGGATCTAAGGACTTCCAAGGTCCAAAAAACAAGGTTGTGATGATCCTGGTAAAAGCATTTCCCATTGCAGCTAGGTGAAAATTTTCAACCCTTGCTGTAGGTCTTAATAACAGTGTGTCGTGTAGGTATAAATCATAAAAAGATATGCATGGTAATATCAAATACTGAGTGTTTATCTAAAGAAAAAGTTCAGTTCAGTGGGACACTAACAATAATGTTACAGTATTACCATGTCAGGATTGTTTCCCAGGATTGTTTCCAAATAAAGTTGATTGTTTGCTTCGGGTAAAAAACCACTTTTACTAAAACTTGATGTTGATATACTAAACTCGATAGATGACTACTTTGTCAAATATTATaaggaaaattaattctaaaatttCTGAACAAtaaacacttttttttctaggtccttgaattataaatgtcaattcataagtaattcaactcttgattttttttcttatcaAAGTCCTTCCGTTAGATCTAGTTTGACGCCGTTAGTTCTTAATTTCATGAGAATCAAATATAACTTTGAAGGTGATCCCGGTATCCAAATTTGAAGCTTGAGTAATCAAATTACTCGTTTTTCAATTCCCTATCCATCtataccatcaaaatttagtttggtaattttcgaattttgagttgaatattagttttcattttaatagcttttattcgaattataatgatgtagattgatagattgtgtgattatgagcatgttcatataattttcgtGATTTCTAATGTTCAAATTAGCCTCGTCGGAATATTCGAGCTCACCGGATTTGAGCTTTTCCAACCAAGTACGCCGGAAGAACTAACGACATCAAACCAGATCCAACGAAAGGACCCAGGTAgaaaaaaatcaagagttgaattacttgtgaattgacatttataattcagGGACCTTGAAAAAAAGTGCctatagttcagggactttagaattaattttcccaaTATTATACAATCTTTCCAGGTTTAGCTCCATTGTTTTTACTTGCAGAGATTGATAAGCTCATGTACTAAGGGCAAACCCAGCAGTGATCCaaagatccaaatttggggTAGATTACCCCAAATTCTCCTCCAGATccaaaaagtgatccaaatttggatcagtgaataatactgatccaaatttggatcaccactgttcactgatccaaatttggatcatctactttattattataaaataatgattattactatatcttttgtttatcggacttaaaattaatttgtaaatattaatatttaattaataatagtttataattaataattaataaaattaatgttttagtaaaaacttagaataatagaaaagcaaatttcattgaaattaaaaaaagagtacattacatgcataaaataGAAAGTacataagtataaaataaaattacaataccAAAAAATGACTAGAAAATAGtacgataaatataaattttgatttagtcaAACATCCTCAGAGATACTcttattatgatatataatttagaaaatGTAATCCCCGCTCTCACGTACTCGCAAACACAATCCGAACAATAAGAGTGAGAACAGCCGTTTATAGCAAACACTTTCCTGACTGGTTTATGATCCACACAAATCCTACACATGAAAGTTGATGAAACTGAGGACTTCCAAGGTCCAAAAACCAAGCTTCTGACGATCCTGATATAAGTATTAGTAGATAATAAGCAAATATCACTTCCCTAGTTCCTGTCgtatttctttttaattatatctttaGCCAAATAAAAAAGCTGCTATTAAAATTCTTGTGCAACTTTCTCCCAGAATGACCTGTTGTTTCCTGATGCGCAAGATAATATTGAACAAGATCTTGAAGTCCTAAAACAACATTCAATTAGATACTCTGCATTTGATTTCACTTCCACATTTTACGCAGGTAGAGAAGCAAGACAAGGcagcaaaaaatgaaaaaaaagtagaaagtGAAGGAGGTGGATCCATGGAACGGTGAGGTAGATATAGTCTCGTGTGGATGAAATTCCTGGGTCCGCCCCTGACACTCGAGACAATAGTGGTTAACTATATGAGCTCCACAATTGGAACAGAAGTTATGTCCGTACCTAGGACTACTGGTAAGATGAGAAAGGAACAGAAAGTACAACCTGAGTTAGTATAGTTGAACTAATCACAGTATAAAACTAATGACAGTATTATAGGCGCAGTCGTGAAGATGCTGAGGGTAGCTTGTACATATATGATGCCATGTCACAGCTTAGATAACAAGACAAATTTATTTTACAGGGTTAATCCATACTCAATCTCTGCAATATTATTTTCCCCGCTAAATTTGTAAGCTATACATTCTCTATATGCATAAGCTGATCCGATATGAGACAGCTAGTAATCTATATTTTGCTTTCTTATTTGCCATAGTAAGCCCCCTTGGGTAGCTACTGCAGCACATACTATTATATAAAGTGAGCGACTGAGCACGATATAAATCATCCCCAGCATTGACTGATCCAGGTGCTAGACTTTCTAAAATCGTTTCTTCTTCTAAAAGTATAAGATTCAGaggtaataaatttatattaaccaTATGTTCTGTTTTACTCTGTAATAAAATTATCTTTTGGTTGATCCAAGTCTGAGGAAAATACtaatgtataatttattttattatgtgaACGATATAACTAATCCACATATATTGCTCAATCGCTGAACAAATGAAGCAAGAAAATGTAAAGGATCTAACTTGTTCTCAGTTGTAAATGCTTTATCGCTGCTAATTGATCCACCTGACCATCCCAAGGAACTGGAGCCTGGAAACTGCAAATTAAACCATAGTGCTGTTTTTGTTGAGAAACAAAATGAAAACTACTTTACACTTTTAACCAGTAAAGATATGTATAAAAAGCTAGCCCTTACATAttaaattgttttgaaaattgggGAAGTAGGAGTACAATTATGGCACAAAATTGAACAAAATTAATAGAGCTTACAGTGGCATCCTTCCTCTTTTCCGGATCATTTACTTCTGAACTCTTCTGCTTAGATAAACGTCTTTTCTTCGTTTCTTGTCCATAGCTGCTTGACCCGGTATGCTTGTCACCTGCAATGATTAtcttaataaaagtttaatggaGCAGGAAAAAAATAGAAGCTCCTCTTAAAACATCTAAAGTAATCTTACACCAAAATCGCCCTACCTGACTGTAGGTCAACATGTAGATTAGCAGGCCGGATTCCAGAACTTGTTCCAGCAGTTGGATCCTAATAAAGAAGACCATCATTTAGCACATgacagcatataacaactatgGAAGCTTATCTTTTTATGTCACTTACGAGGGTATTGGATGGAGGAGCAGCCATTTGCAACTGCTGGTACTTCAGAATTGTCCAATCATAAGCATCATGATCTGACCGGTATCCTGTGACCAAGTTGAAAATGGCATTACAACTTAATCACTTCTTCTGAAAGCTAGGAAGCAAGGTCAGACATATATTTTAACTGAGAAAGATATCTGGAATTTGTTTAAAACCTTCTCGTTTGAAGAGTTCCCTGTACATGCTCTTCAAATAAAGATAATCAGGCTTATCATCAAACCGCAATGAACGACAATAATGGAAGTGGGAAGAAAATTCATTAGGATAACCACGGCACAATGCCTGGAGACAAGGAAAAAATCATCAACTATACCCAGTTGACTTAGCTAGGAACTTGGTTTAGGGAATCAAGCAATTTTCTAATGTTTTCTCGTCACAGATATATTTAATCAATGCCAAAACAAGCAAATTACTTCAATGGATGTTGAAAGTTTCTTTTTATTGATCTTCTCAATCTGTCCATCTTTCAGACCCTGCCATGGAAGACTAAAGAATGAAATGATAGAGGAGTTTCAGATAGGTATCACAAACTTTGAGACTTAAGTATATGAGAGAAATTGTCACCTTCCTTTAAGAAAGTACATAAGAACATATCCAAGAGATTCTAGGTCATCTCTTCTGCTCTGCTCTACACAGTTAAAATTCAGAGAAAAATTGAACTGAGATTCATCGTTAGTTAGCAGTCACCAAACCAAGTTAGCGCAATTGAGCCACAGGAACACATACCGATACCAAGATGAGCATTCATACTAGCATATTCTGCTGTCCCAGTCAAGTTTTTATTCTCCCTGCAGTTCCATGCCCGTATGTATAAATATTTCAAGGGTAAGCTTAGCAACAGTTgtagttattataatattatacataaacGGCCATCATTAATGCTAAAAACAAGTGAAAGCCGGGTTATATACAAAAACAGTCTCTGAACGAGTTAAAGAACTTAAGCACAAATGTCTTTTGGTCAATCAAAGAGTTTGCTAACCTATTTGACTTGGTTGCAATAACAGAAGTTCAGAAAGTACAACTTATTCAAATTTCACTTACCTGTAAGGTATGTGTTGGTGAGTCGACGAGTCTCTATACTTTCTACTCAGGCGAAAGTCTATAATGAAAACCTGCATCATAAGAAAAGGGGATTTTACTATAAAAATCGACTTACCACAAGATTCTTTTCATAACCAATAAGGAAAGGTTTAGGTATAAACCAGGACCTGATTTGCTTGCCTGTGTAATCCCATGAGGAAATTGCTAGGTTCAATGTTGCGGTGTAGAAATGATTTAGAATGAATGAATTCTACCCGATCAATCTGAAACAATAATAAGGTTGAAAGTTTGGATCAAAGCACATTAGCAAGTTTTAAAAACACATTGCAGCAATTAAAAGAGACTTGCCATTTGCTCTGCTAACATGAGAACtgtttttaaagaaaatcttCCGCCACAAAATTTCAGAAGATCTTCAAGGCTGGGTCCAAGCAAATCCATTACTAGAAAGTTATAATCTCCATCCACTCCAAACCACCTCATATTCGGTATTCTATCTTCAGCAGTTAGGGACCGAGGTTGAGCACTACTTTTTTCCTGTAGATGTTTATACACCATTGCTTCATACTTCAACGGATGACGGTTTGTCTGCTTAACATGTTCCTGATGATAATATATGGCCTTTCAGAATCATAAGTATCATGgatctaagaaatatttaaaatatctgtttaaaataaattgaaaacacCAAAAGCTGAGCAAAGATCCAAAATTGAGTAGAGTACTAGAAATGACAAGCAAAACACTCACACGCTTCATTGCAACTTCCTCAGTACCTGTGAAAACCAAAGCTCAACCGTCAAATTCTTATTTAAACAGCCAGCAaacatacaaaatttaaaaacctgCAAAGTAACCGTAAAAGATTTCTGACCCATCTGCAATCCTCTTGCCCAAATAATATTTGTCGCCAACTAAAATCGTCATCAGACTCAAACTTTCAAACACCGATACTAATGTAGGATAAAAACAATGCTTAAATATAGATTTAGGATAAAAAATA of Daucus carota subsp. sativus chromosome 3, DH1 v3.0, whole genome shotgun sequence contains these proteins:
- the LOC108211763 gene encoding casein kinase 1-like protein 12 isoform X1, which produces MTILVGDKYYLGKRIADGSEIFYGTEEVAMKREHVKQTNRHPLKYEAMVYKHLQEKSSAQPRSLTAEDRIPNMRWFGVDGDYNFLVMDLLGPSLEDLLKFCGGRFSLKTVLMLAEQMIDRVEFIHSKSFLHRNIEPSNFLMGLHRQANQVFIIDFRLSRKYRDSSTHQHIPYRENKNLTGTAEYASMNAHLGIEQSRRDDLESLGYVLMYFLKGSLPWQGLKDGQIEKINKKKLSTSIEALCRGYPNEFSSHFHYCRSLRFDDKPDYLYLKSMYRELFKREGYRSDHDAYDWTILKYQQLQMAAPPSNTLDPTAGTSSGIRPANLHVDLQSGDKHTGSSSYGQETKKRRLSKQKSSEVNDPEKRKDATFPGSSSLGWSGGSISSDKAFTTENKIITTLFFGPWKSLDPPTFMCGICMDHKPLKKSFAIKGCTHSYCSDCVCEYVTSKIQDKITQIPCPVSGCNGSLDPEHCGPILAPKVFEKWGDELCEALILAPNRFYCPFKNCSALLIKGRDFKKIVESECPICHKLFCAKCMVPWHSGIKCSKFQKLQKERERNDILLEQLAKTKRWRKCSKCKLYVERTEGCLFMRCRCGYTFCYNCGAHLTEHYCKNCKH
- the LOC108211763 gene encoding uncharacterized protein LOC108211763 isoform X3; this translates as MTILVGDKYYLGKRIADGSEIFYGTEEVAMKREHVKQTNRHPLKYEAMVYKHLQEKSSAQPRSLTAEDRIPNMRWFGVDGDYNFLVMDLLGPSLEDLLKFCGGRFSLKTVLMLAEQMIDRVEFIHSKSFLHRNIEPSNFLMGLHRQANQVFIIDFRLSRKYRDSSTHQHIPYRENKNLTGTAEYASMNAHLGIEQSRRDDLESLGYVLMYFLKGSLPWQGLKDGQIEKINKKKLSTSIEALCRGYPNEFSSHFHYCRSLRFDDKPDYLYLKSMYRELFKREGYRSDHDAYDWTILKYQQLQMAAPPSNTLDPTAGTSSGIRPANLHVDLQSGDKHTGSSSYGQETKKRRLSKQKSSEVNDPEKRKDATFPGSSSLGWSGGSISSDKAFTTENNSPRYGHNFCSNCGAHIVNHYCLECQGRTQEFHPHETISTSPFHGSTSFTFYFFFIFCCLVLLLYLRKMWK
- the LOC108211763 gene encoding casein kinase 1-like protein 12 isoform X2, whose translation is MGTEEVAMKREHVKQTNRHPLKYEAMVYKHLQEKSSAQPRSLTAEDRIPNMRWFGVDGDYNFLVMDLLGPSLEDLLKFCGGRFSLKTVLMLAEQMIDRVEFIHSKSFLHRNIEPSNFLMGLHRQANQVFIIDFRLSRKYRDSSTHQHIPYRENKNLTGTAEYASMNAHLGIEQSRRDDLESLGYVLMYFLKGSLPWQGLKDGQIEKINKKKLSTSIEALCRGYPNEFSSHFHYCRSLRFDDKPDYLYLKSMYRELFKREGYRSDHDAYDWTILKYQQLQMAAPPSNTLDPTAGTSSGIRPANLHVDLQSGDKHTGSSSYGQETKKRRLSKQKSSEVNDPEKRKDATFPGSSSLGWSGGSISSDKAFTTENKIITTLFFGPWKSLDPPTFMCGICMDHKPLKKSFAIKGCTHSYCSDCVCEYVTSKIQDKITQIPCPVSGCNGSLDPEHCGPILAPKVFEKWGDELCEALILAPNRFYCPFKNCSALLIKGRDFKKIVESECPICHKLFCAKCMVPWHSGIKCSKFQKLQKERERNDILLEQLAKTKRWRKCSKCKLYVERTEGCLFMRCRCGYTFCYNCGAHLTEHYCKNCKH